In the Phaeobacter piscinae genome, GACTGCCTGATATTTTAACCAGAAACAGGCGCGCGCTTAGTTGCGGCGGCCTTCCAGATGTTTGCGCAGCTTCGACGGCGGCGCCTTTTTCTTACCCTTGTAGGGGTTCTTGTCCGACTGCGAGCGCAGCGTCAGACGGATCGGCGAGCCGGGCATATCAAAATCCTGCCGCAGCCCGTTGACCAGATAGCGATTGTAGCTCTCGGGCATCTTGTCGGGATGTGAACACATCACCACAAAGCCCGGCGGACGGGTCTTCGCTTGGGTCATATAGCGCAGCTTGATCCGCTTGCCCTGCGGGGCGGGCGGCGGGTGCTGTTCCAACATCCCCGTCAGCCAGCGGTTCAGCGCCGCGGTGGGCACCCGGCGGTTCCAGACGTCATAGGCGCGCATGATCGCTGCGTGCAGACGGTCCAGCCCCTTGCCAGTCTTCGCCGAAACCGTGATCAGCGGCGCGCCGCGTAGCTGCGGCAGCAACCGGTCAAAGGCTTCCTTGAGGTTGCGCAGCTTTTCCTGCTTCTCATCCTCAATGTCCCATTTGTTGACCGCAACCACCACCGCGCGGCCTTCCCGCTCGGCCAGATCGGCAATCCGCAGATCCTGCTGTTCAAACGGGATCGCCGCATCCAGCAGGACCACCACCACTTCGGCAAATTTCACCGCCCGCAGACCGTCGGAGACGGAGAGCTTCTCCAGCTTTTCCTGCACCTTGGCCTTCTTGCGCATGCCGGCAGTATCGAAGATGCGCATCGGCACATCCTGCCAGTCGATCTGAAGCGAAATCGCATCGCGGGTG is a window encoding:
- the der gene encoding ribosome biogenesis GTPase Der, translating into MSFTLAIVGRPNVGKSTLFNRLVGKRLALVDDQPGVTRDLREGEARLGDLRFTVVDTAGLEDATDNSLEGRMRRLTERAVDMADICLFMVDARVGVTPVDQMFAEILRKKSAHVILAANKAEGNAADAGVLDAWGLGLGEPIRLSGEHGEGLNDLYSQLMPLADEFEKRAEDDSPEIDVVLDEDADEDDLSVPMPTRNKPLQVAVVGRPNAGKSTLINKILGEDRLLTGPEAGITRDAISLQIDWQDVPMRIFDTAGMRKKAKVQEKLEKLSVSDGLRAVKFAEVVVVLLDAAIPFEQQDLRIADLAEREGRAVVVAVNKWDIEDEKQEKLRNLKEAFDRLLPQLRGAPLITVSAKTGKGLDRLHAAIMRAYDVWNRRVPTAALNRWLTGMLEQHPPPAPQGKRIKLRYMTQAKTRPPGFVVMCSHPDKMPESYNRYLVNGLRQDFDMPGSPIRLTLRSQSDKNPYKGKKKAPPSKLRKHLEGRRN